The stretch of DNA ACCTGAACGACCGCCACGAAAGCTCATGGATGATTTATATCATCCTGAACCTATTGCTCTTTACATTTTATATATTCACCAGCATTGCCGCCACCAAGCCCATTTATCTTGAATCACTTGGCATCATTATCACTCCGGGTACCTTTCTTTACCCTCTGACATTCCTGATCGTTGACCTGTTGAACGAAAACTTTGGACTCAGGCTGGCAAGAAAAGCGATTTTCTTTGCCTTTGCCAGCAACGCCATGATTATCATCCTGCTCTATGGCTCGACCTTTCTCCCCGGCCTGCCAGGCTGGAAGCTCGACACCCCGTACAATGACGTCATCATTCATGTGTCATCCGTTCTGGTGGCGTCTTCAGTCTCGTTCCTGGTTTCGGAAAACATAAACTCTTACTTGCTGTGCAAGATAAAAGAGCTGACCAACTCCAGATTCCTGTTCCTGCGGATATTCTTGAGCACGCTGTTCGCGGTCATTATTGACAGCTTCGTGTTTTGCTACATTGCCTTTTACGGCTCGATGGAGAACAACGACATCCTGAACATGATTTATGTGCAGATCGCGATCAAGGTATGTTTTGCCTTCTTCAACATCTTGCCTGCCTATGGCGCAAGGTCACTGTTCAAAAGATATATAACGGACAGCCAGGCAAAATAGTCCAAGCACGCTTTAGCTCAAATGGATGGATTCAACACTCATCTGCCAGGCAAATGCAGTGTTGAATTCCATGAGCACGGTCGATCAGGCCTTCATTGCAGGTTCATCTTGCTTCTCAAGCTGTTCATGACTGCTGCCTTGTTCCCCAGATAATCATTCAGCCCTCTGCTACGAAGATTGCACGCATCGCAATTGGCACAACCGCTGCCGATAACGCCGTTGTAGCAGGTCAGGGTCTGCTCGCGAACCAGGCTCAACTGCTGGTGATGATCCGCCAGCGCCCAGGTCTCCGACTTGTTCAGCCACATCAGCGGAGTCTCAAGGCGCAGGCGGTATTCCATGCCCAACTCGACGGCCTTGTTCAAGGCCTTTACAAACTCGTCACGGCAATCGGGATAGCCGGAGAAGTCCGTTTCACACACCCCGGTAATGACCGTTTCAGCCTTTACCTGGTAGGCATAGATAGAGGCCAGGGTCAGAAACAGAATATTTCTTCCCGGCACGAAAGTGCTGGGCAGGCTTTCACCTGAACTGTTCACCGTGGGAACCGGGATATTGTCCCGAGTGAGACTGCTGATCGCCAATTCATTGAGTAACGAGGCATCCAGCACTTTGTGGACGGTCGCCCCCAATTGCTTCGCGAGTTGCTGCGCTACTTCTATTTCCGCGCGGTGGCGCTGACCGTAATCAAAGGTAATGCAGTGCACTTCATCATAGAACGGCAATGCGTGGATCAGACAGGTCGTCGAGTCCTGCCCGCCACTGAATACGACAACAGCTTTTTTCTTCATCATTCTGCTTCCTGCATGAATAGAGTCATTTGAATATTTAAACAGCCCACTGACTGACACTCAATGAAAAAGCCCCGCGCTTCTCTCGAAGGCGGGGCTTTTTCATAGCGTTTGCAGCTTATGGCGCGTAGGTCAGCAGCAGCTCGCTCGGTACCTTGAAATCCAGGGACATCATCACGCTCAGCGCGGTGATGGTGAAGATCGAGAACACGAACAGCTTGCGCGCCCAGACGGTGTCGTCCACCGCCTTGTAGCCGGTCCAGGCCATGTACAGCCAGTACATGCCCATCGCGGCCGCGACGGCCAGGTAGCTCATGCCGGCATACCCGCTGAAGGTCAGCATCAGGGTCGCCACCAGGAACGCCAGGATGTAGAGCAGGATGTGCTTCTTGGCCACCAGGATGCCGCGCTTCACTGGCAGCACCGGAATCGATGCAGCCAGGTAATCGTTGAAGCGGAAGATCGCGATGGCATAGGAATGCGGCATCTGCCACAGGCTGAACATCACCAGCAGGGTCAGCGCGGCCATGTCGAAGCTGTTGCTCACGGCCACGTAGCCGATTACCGGCGGCATCGCCCCCGACAGGCTGCCCACCAGCGTGCCGTGCACCGACTTGCGCTTGAGGTACAGGCTGTAGAAGCCGACATAGATGACGAAGCCGATCACGGCGAACAGCGCCGCCAGCGGATTGGCCACCTTGTACAACAACGCAACGCCGGCGACACCCAGAATGGTCGCGTAGACCAGTGCCACTTTCAGGGAGATCAGGCCCTGGACCAGCACACGGTTCTTGGTGCGTTCCATCTTCAGGTCGATGTCACGGTCGATGCAGTTGTTGAACACGCAACCGGAAGCTACCACCAGGGACGTGCCGATCATCGCGGCCAGGAAGATGGCCAGATCGACATGTCCCTTGGAGGCCAGGAAAAAACCGCCCGCCACAGAAAGCACGTTACCGAAAATGATCCCCGGTTTGGTGATTTGGATAAAGTGCTTGAGCGACATCGGGTCTTACCTCACTTCGCCATCATGAACGTGTGGATGCTGAACATGATCCACAGCGACAGGCCAACCAGCAGGACGATCACCAGGGCAGCGAAGACGAACGCAATCACGTTGTTACGCTGGGCCTCGGAGCGGTCCAGGTGCAGGAAGTACACCAGGTGAACCAGGACCTGGATCACCGCGAAGGCGAGCACGATCATCAGGGTGATGGACTTCGGCAGGGTCGGGTACATCACCAGGCCGAACGGGATGATCGTCAGGATCACCGACAGGATGAAGCCGATGGCGTACGACTTTACGCTGCCGTGGCCCGCATCATGGCTGTCATGGGAGTGTGCATTAGCCATTACATAGTCCCCATCAGGTAAACAACGGTGAAGACGCAGATCCAGACCACGTCCAGGAAGTGCCAGAACAGGCTCAGGCAGCTCAGGCGGGTCTTGTTGGTTGCGGTCAGGCCGTGCTTGTTGACCTGATACATCATGATCGCCATCCAGATCAGGCCGGCGGTCACGTGCAGACCGTGGGTACCGACCAGGGTGAAGAACCCGGACAGGAAGCCGCTGCGGCTAGGGCCGTAGCCTTCGGAGATCAGCAGGTGGAACTCGTTGATCTCCATGCCGATGAAGCCCAGGCCGAACAGGAAGGTCAGGGCCAGCCAGCCCAGGACCTGCTTCTTGTTGCCCCGGAAGAACGCCAGCATGGCGAAGCCGTAGGTGATCGAACTGAACAGCAGCAAGGCGGTTTCGCCGAGCACGTAAGGCAGTTCGAAGATGTCGTGGCCCGACGGGCCACCCGCTACGTTGTTTACCAGTACCGCGTACACCGCGAAGATCGACGCAAACAGAATGCAGTCGGTCATCAGGTAGAGCCAGAAACCGTATACGGTCATCTCGCCCGAGTCGTGGTGATGGTCATCGTGCCCATGGTCATCGACATGGGTGTGTCCAGCATTGGTCACTAAGTTCGACATGGTTTAAGCCTGTTCCAACGAGGTTTCTACACGGTTGGCCGGAATCTTCTTCTCGGCTACCAGGCGAGCGTGCTGCTCGGCTTCGATGCGTTCGATCACGTCGACCGGCACCATGTAGCCTTGATCATCGCGAGCCGCGTGGATCACGAAATAGATCACGGTACCGGCCAGGCTAGCGATCGCCAGCCACCAGATGTGCCAGATCATCGCGAAACCGAAGACGGTCAACAGAGCACCCATCACCAGGCCGGTGGCGGTGTTGTTCGGCATGTGGATCGGTTCGTAGCGAGCAGGCTTCTGGTACGCGGTACCGTTTTCCTTGGCTTCGGTGAACGGGTCGATGCCATTGGCCTTCGGCAGTACGGCGAAGTTGTAGAACGGCGGTGGCGACGAAGTCGACCATTCCAGGGTGTGGGCATTCCATGGGTCGCCGGAAACACACTGGTTCTGCTTGCGATCACGCACGCTGACGTACAGCTGGATCAGCTGGCAGGCGATACCGATGGCGATCATCACCGCACCGAACATGGCGACGTACAGGTACGGCACCCACTCAGGGTTGGTAGTAGCGTTCAGACGACGGGTCATGCCCATGAAGCCCAGTGCATAGAGCGGCATGAACGCGACGAAGAAGCCCGAGATCCAGAACCAGAATGCAGCCTTGCCCCAGCCTTCGTGCAGCTTGAAGCCGAACGCTTTCGGGAAGTAGAAGCTGAAACCGGCGATGTAGCCGAATACGGCACCACCGATGATCACGTTGTGGAAGTGCGCGATCACGAACAGGCTGTTGTGCAGGACGAAGTCAGCACCCGGGATGGCCAGCAGTACGCCGGTCATGCCGCCGATGGCGAAGGTCACCATGAAGCCCAGGGTCCACAGGACCTGGCTGGTGATACGCAGACGGCCGTGGTAGATGGTGAACAGCCAGTTAAATAGCTTCACCCCTGTCGGGATGGAAATCAGCATGGTCGCCAGGCCGAAGAAGGCGTTGACGCTGGCCCCCGAGCCCATGGTGAAGAAGTGGTGCAGCCAGACCATGAAGCCCAGTACCGAGATCGCGCCGGAAGCGTAGATCATCGAGTGGTGGCCGAACAGGCGCTTGCCCGAGAAGGTCGAGATGACTTCGGAGAAGATACCGAACGCCGGCAGGATCAGGATGTACACCTCAGGGTGACCCCAAGCCCAGAACAGGTTCACGTACATCATTGGATTGCCACCAAGTTCATTGGTGAAAATGTGGAAATCCATGTAACGGTCAAGCGTCAGCAGTGCCAGGGTAGCGGTCAGGATCGGGAACGAAGCCACGATCAGCACGTTGGCCCAGGTGCAGGTCCAGGTGAAGATCGGCATGTCCATCATCTTCATGCCCGGGGTACGCATTTTCAGCACGGTGGCCAGGAAGTTGACCCCCGTCAGCGTCGTCCCTAGCCCTGATAGCTGTAGCGCCCAGATGTAGTAGTCGACACCCACGCCCGGACTGTATTGCAGGCCCGACAGCGGCGGATAGGCAACCCAGCCGGTCTTGGCGAATTCGCCGACGCCCAGGGACAGGTTGATCAGCACGACGCCGGAAACCAGCAGCCAGAAGCTCAGGGAGTTGAGGAACGGATAGGCAACGTCACGCGCGCCGATCTGCAGCGGCACTGCAAGGTTCATCAGGCCGGTGAAGAATGGCATCGCCATGAAGATGATCATGATCACACCGTGGGCGGTGAAGATCTGGTCATAGTGTTCAGGAGGCAGGTAGCCCGGCGAACCCTCGGTGGCCATGGCCAGCTGGGTACGCATCATGATCGCGTCGGCGAAGCCGCGCAGGAGCATGACCATGGCGACGATGATGTACATCACGCCGATTTTCTTGTGGTCGACCGAAGTCAGCCATTCGGTCCACAGGTAGGACCATTTCTTGAAGTACGTGATACCCGCGACAAGCGCCAGACCACCGAGGATGATCATGGCAACGGTCACCATGACAATCGGCTCGTGGAACGGTATCGCGTCCAGACTTAATTTACCAAACATCGTTTACTCCTCTGCCCCAGCAGCTGAATGCGAGCTCATATCAGTCCCTTCCACAGCGGCCACTTCTTTCTTCTCGTGCTTGACCGGCTTGCCTGGTTTCATGCCTTCATACTTGTCGACGATTTTCTGAAACAGGTCCGGCGTGTACGAGGAGTACAGCGCGACAGGGTTGTTCTGGCTTGGCTTGGCAAGGGCTTCGTATTCAGCTTGATCAAGCTGTTTAGGTGCGGCCTTGACTTCGGCTACCCAGGCGTCGAAATCTTCCTGGCTCGTCGAGATCGCTTTGAATTTCATGCCGGTGAAGCCAGCGCCACTGTAGTTAGCGGAGATGCCTTCCATTTCAGCTTTCTGGTTGGCGATCAGGTGCAGCTTGGTCTGCATGCCTGCCATCGCGTAGATCTGGCCGCCCAGCGCAGGGATGAAGAACGAGTTCATCACGGCGTCGGAGGTGATCTTGAAGTTCAGCGGAGTGTGCTCCGGGAACCGGATCTGGTTAACAGTGGCAATACCCTGGTCCGGGTAGATGAACAGCCACTTCCAGTCCAGCGCGACCACTTCGATGTTGATCGGCTTGACGTCGGATTCCAGCGGACGATACGGGTCCAGCGCGTGGGTGGACTTGTAGGTCACATAACCCAGGGCAATGATGATGAGGATCGGGACCAGCCACACCGCGATTTCGATCTTGGTGGAGTGCGACCACTTGGGCGCGTAGGTCGCGTTGGTGTTGGACGCGCGGTATTTCCAGGCGAACGCGAAGGTCATCACGATCACCGGAATCACGACCAGCAGCATCAGCAGGGTAGCGGTGATGATCAGGTTTCGCTCATCCAGACCGACCTGTCCTTTCGGGTCGAGCAAGGTCCACTTGCAGCCTCCCAGCATTAACATCATGCCAAGCAGCGGCAAAAAGCCTAGTAATCGGGGGTACCTGTTTTTACTCATCTCACGACCTCTAAAGCAGCTTGCGCCATGCAGTTGGGTTTTGATCGCCAACACTTCACCGTGCCAAGGGTTGGCATTTTTTCTTCGATTGAATAAGGGCCTGCCCGACGCGTTACGCGTTGTTTGACAAATCCTGGGCCAGCAGTGAGTTCTTATTCGAATTCGTGGTCAAAGGCCTTTTACAGACCAATTCCATTTGGTGCGGATATTTGGAAGGTGCCGACACCTGGGGTCGCATGGAGCGTCCAACGCCCCTCGACCGCCGCCGTATGCTCAGGGGTGAGCAGCGCCGGAAATTCAGTGCGGGCGATTGTAGATATGTAGCGTTTTATAAACCATGTCTTATCCCGAAATAATTTTTATCGGCTCGCGCAACAATGCGTGGCGATTATTGCAACGGGTCGCGATCATATCGAGATTCATTCGCAATAAAAAGCCCCAAAAACGCCTTCCAGCCAGGTCGAAAAAGGCGTCTTTCACCCCTGCAAAATCCACCGATGGCATCGCGCTACCCCTTGTAAAACGAGGGCTGAATCGATTTATTTAGATAGCAGGCTATGCTTGCCTGGCCGTTCACCGCGCCGACACGAACTGACAGACTTTTTTCGCTCCTGGCGCAAGAAAAATCGTCTCGACGTCATCCGCTGAAACACAGCTGCGACACCACCATGTGACAACATGTCGCACTTTTATCGCACATCCGATTGCCCCATATCACGCGCCCTTCACACATTGTCCTACACGCAAAAAAGCCCCGGCCCCGAACATCGGGACCGGGGCTTTTTGCGCCGGGTCAGGCGCTCTGGCGACGGTTACGAATGATGCCCAGCGGCACCAGCACCAGGGTCAGCACAAAGGCCACCAGCGCCCACTGCGCCAGGGACAGGCCCAGCACCGGCGGGTACGGCGTGGAGCAGAAGCCATCGACCTGGAACCCCAGCGGGAAGACAGTCGCCAGCGGCAGGCTGTCGACGATCGGCTGCAACACATCGATGCCGCAGCTGACTGCGGGATGGGCCTGGGTGTAGACGTGATGCCCCGCCACCGCCGCCCCGAACAGCGCGCTGAGCATCACCAGCACTTCCAGCACGGTGAGGCTGCGACGGCTGCGCATGGCCGCGCCGATGAAGGCGAATATCGCGATCAGCAGAAACGCGTAGCGCTGCAGGATACACAACGGGCAAGGCGCCTCGCCCAGCACCACCTGCATGTACAGCGCGCCGCCGATCAGTGCCAGGCAGATCACCCCCAGCAACACCAGAAAACGTCGCTCGCGCCCCAAACGCAGTGTGTCGTCAGTCATCCTCAATTCCTTTCTGTCTGTGGCTCAACCCGATGGCAGCGTTTGCAACTGCTGCATCAGGCTGAGGTTGTCTTCGATATGCCAATTGGCGGTGATCCGGCCATTGGCGATCTGATAAATGTCGGTTGCCCGGAAGTCTACACGCTGACCATGACCTTTGAGTGCATTGAAGGTCCCGCTGAAGTGCCCGCGAAAATGCAGGTGCAGCACCACCCGATCCCCGGCCACGATCATCTGCTCGATGTCTGCGCTCAGGTCCGGCACCGCCGTGCGAAAGAACCGCGACGCCAGTAGCGGCCCCGTCGGCCCCTGGACCCGCCCTTCCGGCGGCGTCATATCGACGAAATTCTCCGCCAGCGCGGCCCTGGCCAGGCTTTCATCGCCGCTGTTCCAGAAACTGCCGTAGCGCCGCGCGGCCAGCTCCATGGCTTCACGCTGGGGCTTGGGCAGGCTCTGATCGACGATCAGGGTCTGCGGTTGGAGCAAGGCCGGCTCGGCGAAAACCAGGGGACTGGCGAGCAGGGTCGCGGCCAGGGTGATGCGGGAAATGGCTGGGAGTTGCATGGGATGATCCTGATCAGTGCGAACGAGCGCCTATCATCAGCATCGGGGAATTAACGATAAACAGGTTAAGAACGGATTAACCTTTAAAGGATTTTTACGAGTGCGCCCTGTAGCCGCTGGCGCAGCCTGCGATCGGTTGCGCAGCGACCGCCAAGCCTGAGTTCGCGGTTTGCCTGAATACTCGGGGGAAAGCATTGCGAGCGCTGCGCGCTCGATCGCAGGCTACGCCAGCGGCTACAGGCGGCCAGCCTCCGGGCGGAGGCTGGCCGGTGGGGTTACTCCAGCGCCGCGGCCGGGCCGAAGAACTCGTAGCGGCTTTGTTTTTCCGGTACACCCAGGGCCTTGAGGTGGCGCTTGATCGCCGCCATGAAGGCTTTCGGGCCGAGGAAATAGGCGTCCAGGTCACGCTCCTGCGGCAACCATTCGGCCAGTTGTTCCTGGCTCAGCAGGCCGACCTTGTCCGCCGCCGGGCTGACGCCGTCGTCTTCGGCGTAGCAGTAGAAGCGCTTGAGTTGCGGATGACGCGCGGCCAGGCCGTCGACCCAATCGCGGAACGCATGCACCCCACCGTTGCGCGCGCAGTGGATAAAGTGCACCGGACGCTCGGTGGCCAGCGCGGCTTCGAGCATCGGCAGGGTCGGGGTAATGCCGACGCCACCACTGATCAGCACCAGCGGCTTGTCGCTGTCCGCCAGGGTGAATTCGCCCGCTGGCGGGAACAGCTGGATGCTGGCGCCGATCTGCAGTTGGTCGTGCAGGTAGTTGGAAGCGCGGCCACCGGCCTCGCGCTTGACACTGATACGGTACTGGCCGGCGTCGGACAGGGCCGACAGCGAGTAGTTGCGGCGGATTTCCTCACCCTCGAGGAACAGCTGCATGCCGATGTACTGACCCGGCTCGGCGGCGAGAATCGGGCCGTTATCCACAGGCTCGAAATAGAACGAGGTGATTTCCGCGCTCTCCTGCTCGCGGCGGACCAGCTTGAATTCCCGCGCACCACGCCAGCCGCCCGGGGCCTGGGCCTTCTGGTCGTAGATCGCGCCTTCGGCACCGATCAGGATGTCCGCCAGCTGGTTATAGGCCGCGCCCCAGGCGCTCATCACCGCCGGCGTGGCGATCTCTTCGCCCAGCACTTCGGAGATGGCGCGCAGCAGGCAGCTGCCGACGATCGGGTAATGCTCCGGCAGGATCTGCAGGGCCACGTGCTTGTTGATGATCTTGGCCACCAGGTCGCCCAATTGGTCGAGCTGGTCGATGTGCCGGGCGTACATCAACACGCCATTGGCCAGGGCCCGAGGCTGGTCGCCGCTGGCCTGGTGCGCCTGGTTGAACAGCGGGCGCACTTGCGGATACTCGGAGAGCATCATCCGGTAGAAGTGGGTGATCAGGGCTTCGCCACCGCTTTCCAGCAACGGAACGGTGGATTTGATGATGGCACGATCTTCGACGCTAAGCATAAGTACAACTCCTGAGCTTTCTGACTACTTGCAGGTTGCCCTTTACCAATCAGTTTTCGTGCCAACAATAAAAACCATATAAATCAATTGCTTGAAATAATTGTAGTCATATCGACAAAGCCGCATTTATAGTCATTAAGACCATACGGAGTCATTATGACCGCAAAATCCCTGCTCACCGCCTTGTTGCCCCTGGTCTCCGACCTGTCCCGCGAACTGCCCGAAGGCGAGCGCTACCGCCGCCTGCTGGAAGCCATGCGCGCCCTGCTGCCCTGCGACGCCGCCGCGCTGTTGCGCCTGGATGGCGAATGGCTGGTGCCGCTGGCGGTGGACGGCTTGAGCACCGACACCCTGGGCCGACGCTTCAAGGTCAGCGAACACCCGCGTTTCGCCGCCCTGCTCAGCCACCCCGGCCCTACCCGCTTCGCCAGCGACAGCGAGTTGCCGGACCCTTACGACGGCCTGGTGGATGGCCTGCACGAACATCTGGAAGTCCACGACTGCATGGGCTGCCCGCTGTTTATCGACGAGCGCCCCTGGGGCTTGCTGACCCTGGATGCCCTCGACCCGCAGCGCTTCGAGCCGATCGAACTGGATGCCCTGCAGGCGTTCGCCAGCCTGGCGGCGGCCACCGTCAACGCCGCCGAGCGCATCGAGCGCCTGGCCCTGCGCGCCGAAGACGAACACCAGCGCGCCGAGGTCTATCGCCAGGCCAGCGGCCAGAACCGCGAGATGATCGGCCAGAGCAAAGCCCACAAACGCCTACTGGAGGAAATCGGACTGGTCGGCGGCAGCGACCTGACGGTGCTGATCACCGGTGAAACCGGGGTCGGCAAGGAACTGGTGGCCCAGGCCATCCACGCCGCCTCGCCCCGTGCCGACAAACCGATCATCAGCCTCAACTGCGCCGCCCTGCCCGATACCCTGGTGGAAAGCGAACTGTTCGGCCATGTGCGGGGCGCCTTTACCGGCGCCACCAACGACCGCCGCGGCAAATTCGAGCTGGCCAATGGCGGCACGCTGTTTCTCGATGAGGTGGGCGAGTTGTCGCTGACCGTGCAGGCCAAGCTGCTGCGCGTGCTGCAAAGCGGCCAGCTGCAACGCCTGGGGTCGGACCAGGAACATCAGGTCGACGTGCGGCTGATCGCCGCCACCAACCGCGACCTGGCCGAAGAAGTGCGCAGCGGCCGCTATCGCGCGGACTTCTATCACCGCCTCAGCGTCTACCCGCTGCTGGTGCCGGCCCTGCGCGACCGCGGCCGCGATGTGCTGCTGCTCAGCGGCTACTTCCTCGAACAGAATCGCTCGCGCATGGGCCTGGGCAGCCTGCGCCTGACCAGCGATGCCCAGGCGGCGCTGCTGGCCTACGCCTGGCCGGGCAACGTGCGTGAGCTGGAACACCTGATCGGCCGCAGCGCCCTCAAGGCCCTGGGCAATTGCCGCGAACGGCCGAAGATCCTCAGCCTGAGCGCCTCCGACCTGGACCTGCCGGACGCCTCGGCACCGCTCACGCCCCAGCCCCCGGCTGCGACGGCCATGGCCGACCTTCCCGGCACCGGCGATCTACGGCAGGCCACCGAAAACTACCAGCGCCAACTGATCAGTGCCTGCCTTGAGCGCCACCAGCACAACTGGGCCAGCGCCGCCCGCGAGCTGGGCCTGGACCGCGCCAACCTGGGGCGCATGGCCAAGAGGCTAGGCTTGAAGTGACTCACCTGTAGCCGCCGAAGGCTGCGATCGGCTTGGGCGGCATTGCCACGAAACGGCCATGAACCCGATACATGAGGTGTGACCGAAACGACGCAGTGGCTGATCTTGCGAGGACTGCGTCCTCGATCGCAGCCTTCGGCAGCGGCTACAGATTGCGCGGGTCGCGGATATTGGGATTAAGCCTAAAGCCAGCCCTTTGCGCGTCGATAACCCGTTATCGCTAGCTGTTCGCGGCCCATGGCGCGAACCACCTTTTTTCCACAGAAGGTTTTTATGTCTTCCAACAAAGCCCGCGCAGACTCTCTTTCGCTTCTGCTGTTCACCTTGCGCAGCGGCAAGCTGATGGCGATCAACCTGCTCAAAGTCAGTGAAATCATTCCCTGCCCACCGCTGACCAAACTGCCGGAATCGCACCCGCACGTGAAAGGCATCGCCACCCTGCGCGGCAATTCGCTGTCGGTCATCGACCTGAGCCGGGCCATCGGCGAACGGCCGCTGGAAGACCCGGAGGGCGGCTGCCTGATCGTCACCGACGTCAGCCGTTTCAAGCAGGGCCTGCATGTGCAGGCGGTGAGCAAGATCGTGCATTGCCTGACCACCGATATCCGCCCGCCGCCCTATGGCTCCGGCGGGGTCAAGTCCTACATCACCGGGGTCACCCAGGTCGACGGCACCCTGGTGCAGGTGCTGGACATCGAGAAAGTCATCCATGGCATCG from Pseudomonas chlororaphis subsp. chlororaphis encodes:
- a CDS encoding disulfide bond formation protein B: MTDDTLRLGRERRFLVLLGVICLALIGGALYMQVVLGEAPCPLCILQRYAFLLIAIFAFIGAAMRSRRSLTVLEVLVMLSALFGAAVAGHHVYTQAHPAVSCGIDVLQPIVDSLPLATVFPLGFQVDGFCSTPYPPVLGLSLAQWALVAFVLTLVLVPLGIIRNRRQSA
- the hmpA gene encoding NO-inducible flavohemoprotein, with translation MLSVEDRAIIKSTVPLLESGGEALITHFYRMMLSEYPQVRPLFNQAHQASGDQPRALANGVLMYARHIDQLDQLGDLVAKIINKHVALQILPEHYPIVGSCLLRAISEVLGEEIATPAVMSAWGAAYNQLADILIGAEGAIYDQKAQAPGGWRGAREFKLVRREQESAEITSFYFEPVDNGPILAAEPGQYIGMQLFLEGEEIRRNYSLSALSDAGQYRISVKREAGGRASNYLHDQLQIGASIQLFPPAGEFTLADSDKPLVLISGGVGITPTLPMLEAALATERPVHFIHCARNGGVHAFRDWVDGLAARHPQLKRFYCYAEDDGVSPAADKVGLLSQEQLAEWLPQERDLDAYFLGPKAFMAAIKRHLKALGVPEKQSRYEFFGPAAALE
- the queC gene encoding 7-cyano-7-deazaguanine synthase QueC, whose protein sequence is MKKKAVVVFSGGQDSTTCLIHALPFYDEVHCITFDYGQRHRAEIEVAQQLAKQLGATVHKVLDASLLNELAISSLTRDNIPVPTVNSSGESLPSTFVPGRNILFLTLASIYAYQVKAETVITGVCETDFSGYPDCRDEFVKALNKAVELGMEYRLRLETPLMWLNKSETWALADHHQQLSLVREQTLTCYNGVIGSGCANCDACNLRSRGLNDYLGNKAAVMNSLRSKMNLQ
- a CDS encoding queuosine precursor transporter, with the translated sequence MAAYEGELENSRYKLLGFENNKNLAVIMIIATGKVIKIKLSEVLNSEIMENLNKMEVKNIYKKFYSQGGALTAYDLNDRHESSWMIYIILNLLLFTFYIFTSIAATKPIYLESLGIIITPGTFLYPLTFLIVDLLNENFGLRLARKAIFFAFASNAMIIILLYGSTFLPGLPGWKLDTPYNDVIIHVSSVLVASSVSFLVSENINSYLLCKIKELTNSRFLFLRIFLSTLFAVIIDSFVFCYIAFYGSMENNDILNMIYVQIAIKVCFAFFNILPAYGARSLFKRYITDSQAK
- the cyoE gene encoding heme o synthase; the protein is MSLKHFIQITKPGIIFGNVLSVAGGFFLASKGHVDLAIFLAAMIGTSLVVASGCVFNNCIDRDIDLKMERTKNRVLVQGLISLKVALVYATILGVAGVALLYKVANPLAALFAVIGFVIYVGFYSLYLKRKSVHGTLVGSLSGAMPPVIGYVAVSNSFDMAALTLLVMFSLWQMPHSYAIAIFRFNDYLAASIPVLPVKRGILVAKKHILLYILAFLVATLMLTFSGYAGMSYLAVAAAMGMYWLYMAWTGYKAVDDTVWARKLFVFSIFTITALSVMMSLDFKVPSELLLTYAP
- a CDS encoding ester cyclase produces the protein MQLPAISRITLAATLLASPLVFAEPALLQPQTLIVDQSLPKPQREAMELAARRYGSFWNSGDESLARAALAENFVDMTPPEGRVQGPTGPLLASRFFRTAVPDLSADIEQMIVAGDRVVLHLHFRGHFSGTFNALKGHGQRVDFRATDIYQIANGRITANWHIEDNLSLMQQLQTLPSG
- the cyoB gene encoding cytochrome o ubiquinol oxidase subunit I produces the protein MFGKLSLDAIPFHEPIVMVTVAMIILGGLALVAGITYFKKWSYLWTEWLTSVDHKKIGVMYIIVAMVMLLRGFADAIMMRTQLAMATEGSPGYLPPEHYDQIFTAHGVIMIIFMAMPFFTGLMNLAVPLQIGARDVAYPFLNSLSFWLLVSGVVLINLSLGVGEFAKTGWVAYPPLSGLQYSPGVGVDYYIWALQLSGLGTTLTGVNFLATVLKMRTPGMKMMDMPIFTWTCTWANVLIVASFPILTATLALLTLDRYMDFHIFTNELGGNPMMYVNLFWAWGHPEVYILILPAFGIFSEVISTFSGKRLFGHHSMIYASGAISVLGFMVWLHHFFTMGSGASVNAFFGLATMLISIPTGVKLFNWLFTIYHGRLRITSQVLWTLGFMVTFAIGGMTGVLLAIPGADFVLHNSLFVIAHFHNVIIGGAVFGYIAGFSFYFPKAFGFKLHEGWGKAAFWFWISGFFVAFMPLYALGFMGMTRRLNATTNPEWVPYLYVAMFGAVMIAIGIACQLIQLYVSVRDRKQNQCVSGDPWNAHTLEWSTSSPPPFYNFAVLPKANGIDPFTEAKENGTAYQKPARYEPIHMPNNTATGLVMGALLTVFGFAMIWHIWWLAIASLAGTVIYFVIHAARDDQGYMVPVDVIERIEAEQHARLVAEKKIPANRVETSLEQA
- the cyoA gene encoding ubiquinol oxidase subunit II: MSKNRYPRLLGFLPLLGMMLMLGGCKWTLLDPKGQVGLDERNLIITATLLMLLVVIPVIVMTFAFAWKYRASNTNATYAPKWSHSTKIEIAVWLVPILIIIALGYVTYKSTHALDPYRPLESDVKPINIEVVALDWKWLFIYPDQGIATVNQIRFPEHTPLNFKITSDAVMNSFFIPALGGQIYAMAGMQTKLHLIANQKAEMEGISANYSGAGFTGMKFKAISTSQEDFDAWVAEVKAAPKQLDQAEYEALAKPSQNNPVALYSSYTPDLFQKIVDKYEGMKPGKPVKHEKKEVAAVEGTDMSSHSAAGAEE
- the cyoD gene encoding cytochrome o ubiquinol oxidase subunit IV translates to MANAHSHDSHDAGHGSVKSYAIGFILSVILTIIPFGLVMYPTLPKSITLMIVLAFAVIQVLVHLVYFLHLDRSEAQRNNVIAFVFAALVIVLLVGLSLWIMFSIHTFMMAK
- a CDS encoding cytochrome o ubiquinol oxidase subunit III; the encoded protein is MSNLVTNAGHTHVDDHGHDDHHHDSGEMTVYGFWLYLMTDCILFASIFAVYAVLVNNVAGGPSGHDIFELPYVLGETALLLFSSITYGFAMLAFFRGNKKQVLGWLALTFLFGLGFIGMEINEFHLLISEGYGPSRSGFLSGFFTLVGTHGLHVTAGLIWMAIMMYQVNKHGLTATNKTRLSCLSLFWHFLDVVWICVFTVVYLMGTM